In Mycoplasma sp. OR1901, the genomic window GGCAATCCCAGAAGAAATTTATATCAAAAAAGGTGGCCAATTATCTTCCGGTCAACAAAAGAAAGTTTTATTAGTTCAAGCATTAATTAATGATCCAAAATTATTAATTTTAGACGAACCTGCAGCTAACTTAGATCCTAAAGCTCGTATAGATCTATACGAAACATTAAAAAGATTAAATCAAAAAGGTGTTACTATCTTTATTTCAAGCCATATCCTAAGTGAATTAGAAATTTATATTGATTCATATACAATTATGGAAAATGGTCAAGTAAAAGAAAATACAACTGTTAATAACATAAGACAACAAAATGAAAATAGATTTAAAGTAGTTTCTAATGAAATAAATAAAATTAAAGAATTTATTTTAACATTAAACGAATCTGACTATACATGAGAATTAAACGACAATACATTATTAATAAATTCAACAAAAGATATATTTAAAAAACTTGCAACTCAAATTATAAATAATGATTTTGATTTTGAATATATAGGAAAAGATAATAAATCACTTAACGAATTATATTTCAACGCATATAATGCGGAATAATTAGTTTAAACACAATCGAATGGTTGTGTTTTTTACTATAATTCTTCACTTTTTGTTATTTTATTCGAAGTTAAAGCATATACATAGTATAATAAAAGTAAGAAAAAGAGGAGATAAATGAAATTTAAAAATATATTTAAATTAATCGGTTTAACACTTGCGACATCAAGTTTACCGATTATTGCTATATCATGTAATGATGCTACACAAAAAACAGAATCTGGTAATGGTTCAAATGCAGGTTCTTCAACAGGAGCCGGAAATAATTCAGGAAATTCCGCAACAGTTGACTTATCAAAATATGTTTACGATGCAAGTAACAACTATTACGCAAGTGCTGATGGTTTATCTGGTCAAGCATTATTAAAAGAATTAACAAAAATTCAAAAATCACACTTAAGCGGAATCGGGTCATACAATGATCTAAAAAGACTTTATGGAAGTACAAACGCTTTTAAAGATATTTATTTCGAAAAAGATAATACTTTATTAGATGTTTACTCAGAAAATCCTGATGGAAAAGATCCTTATACATTTAGAAACTACGGTACAGTTGGTGGTCGTAATGAAGGTGATGGAACAAATAGAGAACATATGATTCCACAATCATGATTCAATAAACAATCACCAATGAGAAATGATGGTCAATTTGTTTGACCTACTGATATTAAAGTAAATAACATGAGAAGTAATTTCCCACACGGGATTGTAAAAAGTATTGACGAAACATCTAGAAATGGTTCTAAACTAGGAACAGATAATAGTGGTCAAACAGTTTTTGAACCAATTGATCATTTTAAAGGAGATATTGCACGTACATACTTATATTTTATAGCTACATATAATGATAAAAACGTACGTAATGGTAACAGTATCTTTACAACTTCATTCCCTTATATTGAAAGTAAGTTTTTAAACATATACAAAGAATGAGATAAACAAGATTCAGTTGATATTTTTGATATAACTAGAAATAACGAAACTGCTAAATATGAACAAATGAGAAACCCATTCATTGATTACCCTAATTTATATGAAAATATCTTTGGTGAAAATCCAAAACCATTTAAAAACAAAGGTGTTTTAGTTAACATTAATAATTAATTAAATATATCATAACCGCATAACCATGCGGTTTTTTATTTAAAATAATTGTTATATTTTAAAATTTAAGATTTGTTACAAAACTAAATGAGTAGATAGTATAATACTCTCGAGAAAAAGAGGAGATAAATGAAATTTAAAAAAATATTTAAATCAATTGGTTTGACTTTAGTTATTTCTAGTTTACCAATTGCTTCTTTATCATGTAATGGTATAGATGAAAAAATAAATAGAAAAGATGAAAATACAACTAATTCATCAATTGAAAAGAACGAAAACATAATTGAAAATATCGACAATAGTAAAAAAGACAATAAAATAGAGAGTAATACTAATGTAGATTCAATAGAAAAAGAAGATAGAAATAATTCATCTGATAGTGATGTTACAAACAATGAAATTAACAATGATTCAGAGGACAATGTAAATAATAACGTAAACGATTCTGATGAATCCAAAAATCAAAGTACTAACGATTTGGATACAAAAGATGAAAGTAGTGATTCCGTCAAAACCGATCAAGTCGAAAGTGAAAACGAAGATAACTCATTAGATAATAATGAAGGTGAAAGTGTTGTTAAAGATGATCAAAATAATGAAAAAGACGGAAATAATTCAACAGGTAATACTGAAGACGGAAATACACATCAAAATGATCAAACTAGCGAAAAAGAAGACGGTATAGAAAGTAATGATTCAAACGATCAAAATGAAGGTGTAAATGCGCAAGAAAACAATTCAACAGATTCATTAAAATATATTTATGATATCGAAAATAAATACTATTCTAGTGCGGATGGATTATCAGGACGAGAGTTATTAAATCAATTAACAAGAATTCAAAAATCACATTTTAAAAGCATAAAAGGATACGATCAGCTAAAAAACTTTTATAATAAAACAAACGCTTTTAGAGATATTTATTTCGAAAAAGATA contains:
- a CDS encoding ABC transporter ATP-binding protein, which encodes MNKMIEFKNVTKIFTNTKKHKKALDKINFTVKTGEFHGFIGANGAGKTTSIRTLLGFYPHYEGEVIVNGINVKDDNFKKILGYIPEVATFPKTFNVYEYLITFGELSGLTKEEATKKVDALLKEMAIPEEIYIKKGGQLSSGQQKKVLLVQALINDPKLLILDEPAANLDPKARIDLYETLKRLNQKGVTIFISSHILSELEIYIDSYTIMENGQVKENTTVNNIRQQNENRFKVVSNEINKIKEFILTLNESDYTWELNDNTLLINSTKDIFKKLATQIINNDFDFEYIGKDNKSLNELYFNAYNAE
- a CDS encoding endonuclease, with product MKFKNIFKLIGLTLATSSLPIIAISCNDATQKTESGNGSNAGSSTGAGNNSGNSATVDLSKYVYDASNNYYASADGLSGQALLKELTKIQKSHLSGIGSYNDLKRLYGSTNAFKDIYFEKDNTLLDVYSENPDGKDPYTFRNYGTVGGRNEGDGTNREHMIPQSWFNKQSPMRNDGQFVWPTDIKVNNMRSNFPHGIVKSIDETSRNGSKLGTDNSGQTVFEPIDHFKGDIARTYLYFIATYNDKNVRNGNSIFTTSFPYIESKFLNIYKEWDKQDSVDIFDITRNNETAKYEQMRNPFIDYPNLYENIFGENPKPFKNKGVLVNINN
- a CDS encoding endonuclease; this encodes MKFKKIFKSIGLTLVISSLPIASLSCNGIDEKINRKDENTTNSSIEKNENIIENIDNSKKDNKIESNTNVDSIEKEDRNNSSDSDVTNNEINNDSEDNVNNNVNDSDESKNQSTNDLDTKDESSDSVKTDQVESENEDNSLDNNEGESVVKDDQNNEKDGNNSTGNTEDGNTHQNDQTSEKEDGIESNDSNDQNEGVNAQENNSTDSLKYIYDIENKYYSSADGLSGRELLNQLTRIQKSHFKSIKGYDQLKNFYNKTNAFRDIYFEKDNTILDVYSENPSGIDPYNFEDYVTNGGRREGDGTNREHMIPQSWFNKQSPMKSDGQFVWPTDIKVNNMRSNFPHGIVSNVTKVSKNGSKLGRNNRGNTVFEPVDQFKGDIARTYLYFIATYNDKNIRNGNSIFTTSFPYINEHFLEVYKIWDKQDSVDIFDVTRNNQTAKYQKIRNPFIDYPDLYENIFGENPKPFKNKGVLIKINQ